One part of the Gemmatimonadaceae bacterium genome encodes these proteins:
- a CDS encoding class I SAM-dependent rRNA methyltransferase — protein MSSHAEAVVSPKGALRWTSGHPWIFRSDVVRFPDVDAGAVRVVDRKGAVLGWALWSPRSEIALRLLTRDAGATIDAQWWHARLAEAVERRRALEGLTTACRLVHGEGDGLPSLVCDRFDRWLVVQLLSAGVERYRTDICDALQTITGCQGILARNDPGIREKEGLPRATELLRGDVPHEIEVDEHGVRYLAAPWTGQKTGAFLDQRENRVRIGGLTRGRALDCFSYHGSFALHLARSATSVVAIDSSADALARARANAERNELANIEFVEANAFDWLRDAERSGARFETVVVDPPAFAKNRASLGNALRGYHEINLRAMRLLAPGGLMFTASCSYHLTKPRFLEMLEGAAADSGRRMALRELTGQPLDHPEILSIPETGYLKGALVEAMGEGR, from the coding sequence ATGTCGTCGCACGCCGAGGCCGTGGTGTCGCCCAAGGGCGCCCTCCGCTGGACGTCCGGGCATCCGTGGATCTTTCGCAGCGACGTCGTTCGGTTTCCCGACGTGGATGCGGGGGCCGTTCGGGTTGTCGACCGCAAGGGAGCCGTCCTCGGCTGGGCGTTGTGGAGTCCACGCTCGGAGATCGCGCTGCGCCTCCTGACGCGCGACGCGGGAGCCACCATCGATGCCCAATGGTGGCACGCGCGACTCGCGGAGGCCGTGGAGCGACGCCGGGCGCTCGAGGGACTGACCACCGCCTGTCGGCTGGTGCATGGCGAGGGTGACGGCCTCCCCTCGCTCGTGTGCGACCGGTTCGACCGCTGGCTCGTGGTCCAACTGCTGAGTGCGGGCGTCGAACGGTACCGCACCGACATCTGCGACGCCCTGCAGACGATCACCGGGTGTCAGGGCATCCTGGCGCGGAATGACCCCGGCATCCGCGAGAAGGAAGGACTCCCGCGCGCCACGGAGCTGCTGCGTGGCGACGTGCCCCATGAGATCGAAGTCGACGAACATGGCGTGCGCTACCTCGCCGCGCCGTGGACCGGCCAGAAGACCGGGGCGTTTCTCGACCAGCGCGAGAACCGCGTGCGCATCGGCGGGCTGACCCGCGGTCGCGCGCTCGACTGCTTCAGCTATCACGGATCGTTCGCCCTGCACCTCGCGCGGAGCGCCACCTCGGTAGTCGCCATCGACTCCTCTGCGGACGCCCTGGCCCGTGCCCGCGCGAACGCCGAGCGCAATGAGCTGGCCAACATCGAGTTCGTGGAGGCCAACGCGTTTGATTGGCTCCGTGACGCCGAACGCTCCGGAGCACGGTTCGAGACCGTGGTGGTGGACCCGCCGGCGTTTGCAAAGAACCGCGCGTCCCTGGGAAACGCGCTGCGCGGGTACCACGAGATCAACCTGCGTGCGATGCGCCTGCTTGCGCCCGGAGGCCTCATGTTCACCGCCAGTTGCAGCTACCACCTCACCAAGCCCCGCTTCCTGGAGATGCTGGAGGGCGCGGCGGCCGACAGCGGTCGCCGCATGGCTCTGCGCGAGCTGACCGGCCAGCCACTCGACCACCCGGAGATCCTGTCGATTCCCGAAACCGGGTATCTCAAGGGGGCGCTGGTTGAGGCGATGGGCGAGGGGCGTTAG
- the motA gene encoding flagellar motor stator protein MotA, giving the protein MFQIIGLVVVLGSVIAGYTMHHGKLGVLWQPTEFIIIGGAGLGSFIMANPPSVLKASIAASVALLKPNPFTRKAYGELLQALFEVFQTARKDGLIALEAHIEDPKQSAIFSKYPGFLHHHHAVVFLCDTLKVLLTGAVEDHHLAEILDLDLERLHEEEHQVPNAITQVSDAMPGFGIVAAVLGVVITMGSIGGAASEIGNKVAAALVGTFLGILLSYGMIGPFAKAIEARQRAEGAYMSCIRTALLSFARGDAPMTCVEFARRNIEPVDRPSFAELEGLTRRKAA; this is encoded by the coding sequence GTGTTTCAGATCATCGGACTCGTCGTGGTGCTTGGCTCCGTCATCGCGGGCTACACCATGCACCACGGAAAGCTGGGCGTCCTCTGGCAGCCCACCGAATTCATCATCATCGGTGGCGCTGGGCTTGGCTCGTTCATCATGGCCAACCCGCCGAGTGTGCTCAAGGCGTCGATTGCCGCGTCCGTCGCGCTGCTCAAGCCCAACCCGTTCACCCGGAAGGCGTATGGCGAGCTGCTGCAGGCGCTCTTCGAGGTGTTCCAGACCGCCCGCAAGGACGGACTGATCGCGCTCGAGGCGCACATCGAAGACCCGAAACAGAGCGCGATCTTCTCGAAGTACCCCGGCTTCCTGCACCATCACCACGCCGTGGTGTTTCTCTGCGATACGCTCAAGGTGCTCCTCACGGGCGCGGTGGAGGATCACCACCTCGCCGAGATTCTCGACCTCGACCTCGAGCGCCTCCACGAAGAGGAGCATCAGGTGCCCAACGCGATCACGCAGGTGAGCGACGCCATGCCGGGCTTCGGCATCGTCGCCGCGGTGCTCGGCGTCGTGATCACCATGGGCTCGATCGGGGGCGCGGCCTCGGAAATCGGCAACAAGGTGGCCGCCGCGCTCGTCGGCACGTTCCTCGGCATCCTGCTCTCGTACGGCATGATCGGCCCGTTCGCCAAGGCGATCGAGGCCCGCCAGCGCGCCGAGGGCGCGTACATGTCGTGCATCCGGACCGCGCTGCTCTCGTTCGCCCGCGGCGATGCGCCGATGACCTGCGTGGAGTTCGCGCGGCGCAACATCGAGCCCGTCGATCGGCCAAGCTTTGCCGAACTCGAAGGGTTGACCCGAAGGAAGGCAGCGTAG
- a CDS encoding CehA/McbA family metallohydrolase, with product MRLTLSLAIALLVPVVDPGAQPLRWYKGNTHTHTLNSDGDTAPDEVARWYREHGYHFLFLTDHNFLTSVDGLNALMGADERFLIIPGEEVTDRYDGAPIHINGLAVNRLVAPQGGTSVSDVIQRDVNAIRAAAGLPHLNHPNFGWAVTAADIKRIQNDRLFEIFNGHPLVNNDGGGGRPGLEEMWDDILSSGKLLYGLATDDAHHFKRPWDPTASSPGKGWIWVRAARLGAREIVDAIERGDFYASTGVELSDISYAGGRMHVAVKPATSSKYRIRFIGRDGRVLKEVGDSTAEYRVTGNEGYVRAVVLESNGKRAWGQPVFVR from the coding sequence ATGCGCCTCACCCTGAGTCTCGCGATCGCGCTCCTCGTCCCCGTGGTGGATCCGGGCGCACAACCGCTGCGATGGTACAAGGGCAATACGCACACCCACACGCTCAACAGCGACGGAGACACGGCACCGGATGAGGTGGCACGATGGTATCGGGAGCACGGGTACCACTTCCTGTTCCTCACCGACCACAACTTCCTGACCTCCGTCGACGGCCTGAACGCGCTGATGGGCGCCGACGAGCGATTCCTGATCATTCCCGGCGAAGAGGTCACCGACCGCTACGACGGCGCTCCGATCCACATCAACGGGCTCGCGGTGAACCGCCTCGTGGCGCCACAGGGTGGAACGAGCGTGAGTGACGTCATTCAGCGCGATGTGAACGCCATTCGAGCCGCGGCGGGACTCCCGCACCTGAACCACCCCAACTTTGGCTGGGCGGTGACCGCGGCCGACATCAAGCGCATACAGAACGACCGGCTCTTCGAGATCTTCAACGGACATCCCCTCGTGAACAACGACGGCGGGGGTGGTCGGCCCGGGCTCGAAGAGATGTGGGACGACATTCTTTCCTCGGGCAAGTTGCTCTATGGCCTCGCCACCGACGACGCCCACCATTTCAAGCGCCCCTGGGATCCGACCGCCTCCAGCCCCGGCAAAGGCTGGATCTGGGTGCGCGCAGCGCGACTCGGCGCCCGCGAGATCGTGGACGCGATCGAACGCGGGGACTTCTACGCCTCCACCGGCGTGGAACTGAGCGACATCTCCTACGCCGGTGGCCGGATGCACGTCGCGGTGAAGCCGGCGACCTCGAGCAAGTACCGCATCCGCTTCATTGGCCGCGATGGCCGCGTGCTCAAGGAAGTCGGAGACTCGACTGCGGAGTATCGGGTGACGGGCAACGAGGGCTATGTGCGCGCGGTCGTGCTCGAGTCCAACGGCAAGCGAGCGTGGGGACAGCCCGTGTTCGTCAGGTAG
- a CDS encoding OmpA family protein, which translates to MAKGGSKVVIVKKVKKGGHGHHGGSWKVAYADFVTAMMAFFMVMWILGMDENTRKAIEGYFSNPIGFKKGYSSGSSPLASGSSPASVQQQAMQIALRSLQQRRFEEIKAMLATRVDSLAARGAFRSKVEITLTNAGLRIELIENQQGNTFFDFGSSRMKPQGELALKVVAEELVGMENPLVIEGHTDAAQYTRPDYSNWELSSERANAARRFLERVGIPRSRIVEVNGLADTQPKYPLDPMNPSNRRISILLPYITAPQPATLEALKERLGTAAGG; encoded by the coding sequence GTGGCCAAGGGCGGCAGCAAGGTCGTCATCGTCAAGAAGGTGAAGAAGGGCGGCCACGGACACCACGGCGGCTCGTGGAAGGTCGCCTACGCCGACTTCGTGACGGCGATGATGGCCTTCTTCATGGTGATGTGGATCCTCGGCATGGACGAGAACACGCGGAAGGCCATCGAGGGGTACTTCTCCAATCCCATCGGCTTCAAGAAGGGCTACTCGTCAGGCTCGAGCCCCCTCGCGTCCGGCTCGTCGCCCGCGTCGGTGCAGCAGCAGGCCATGCAGATCGCCCTGCGGTCGCTCCAGCAGCGCCGCTTCGAGGAAATCAAGGCGATGCTGGCCACGCGCGTGGACTCGCTCGCTGCGCGCGGCGCGTTCCGTTCGAAGGTCGAGATCACTCTGACCAATGCCGGGCTGCGCATCGAGCTGATCGAGAACCAGCAGGGCAACACCTTCTTCGACTTCGGCTCATCGCGCATGAAGCCCCAGGGTGAGCTGGCGCTGAAAGTGGTGGCCGAGGAGCTGGTCGGGATGGAGAATCCACTGGTCATCGAGGGGCACACCGATGCCGCGCAATACACGCGACCCGACTACAGCAACTGGGAACTGTCGAGCGAACGGGCCAACGCGGCACGACGGTTTCTCGAGCGCGTGGGGATTCCGAGGTCCCGCATCGTCGAGGTGAACGGCCTGGCGGACACGCAGCCCAAGTACCCGCTCGATCCCATGAATCCGTCCAACCGGCGTATCTCGATTCTGCTGCCCTACATCACGGCGCCGCAGCCGGCGACGCTCGAAGCGCTCAAGGAGCGGCTGGGGACGGCTGCCGGCGGCTGA
- the mltG gene encoding endolytic transglycosylase MltG, which produces MARRLRRRSALPRIGGFVAAGVFALAAFSACTGDDTPRRVVIPAGSTFRVAADSLGARGVIRFPRLFTWYASATDRDRSIRAGTYQFTSNQSWSELLAALAAGRGLIRSVTIPEGWNLGKIVPQLARVLEVPVDSVEAAVRDSALRHRLDVPTPTLEGYLFPDTYAFPPGASARDAVGAMVARFESMWKPEWTEQGRAMKMTRHDLVTLAAIIETEARVPEERPVISAVYHNRLKVGMRLQADPTVQYALGRHVERVLYKDLEVDSRYNTYRYTGLPPGPIASPGAPSMAAAAGPASVPFLYFVAHPDGHHEFRRTFREHAAAIREVRRAARPAAAR; this is translated from the coding sequence ATGGCCCGTCGTCTCCGCCGTCGAAGCGCCCTGCCGCGCATCGGTGGCTTCGTTGCTGCCGGCGTGTTTGCGCTCGCGGCATTCAGTGCGTGTACCGGTGATGACACGCCGCGACGAGTGGTGATCCCGGCCGGCAGCACGTTCCGCGTGGCCGCCGATTCGTTAGGCGCGCGCGGGGTGATCCGCTTCCCCCGCTTGTTCACCTGGTACGCTTCGGCAACCGACCGCGATCGCTCGATACGCGCCGGGACGTATCAGTTCACCTCCAACCAGTCGTGGAGCGAACTGCTTGCCGCGCTGGCTGCCGGCCGGGGACTCATCCGGTCCGTGACGATCCCCGAGGGCTGGAACCTCGGGAAGATCGTCCCGCAGCTGGCGCGCGTGCTCGAAGTTCCGGTGGACTCGGTGGAGGCGGCCGTTCGCGATAGCGCGCTCCGACATCGACTCGACGTCCCGACGCCCACCCTCGAAGGCTACCTCTTTCCCGACACCTACGCGTTCCCTCCCGGCGCCTCGGCGCGCGACGCGGTGGGGGCCATGGTCGCCCGCTTCGAGAGCATGTGGAAGCCCGAGTGGACCGAGCAGGGGCGCGCCATGAAGATGACGCGCCACGACCTCGTGACGCTCGCCGCGATCATCGAGACGGAGGCGAGGGTTCCCGAGGAGCGGCCCGTCATCTCCGCGGTCTATCACAATCGACTGAAGGTCGGCATGCGACTCCAGGCCGACCCGACGGTGCAGTACGCGTTAGGCAGGCATGTCGAGCGCGTGCTGTACAAGGACCTGGAGGTCGACTCCCGGTACAACACGTATCGATACACCGGTCTGCCTCCAGGACCGATCGCGTCGCCCGGCGCGCCGAGCATGGCGGCCGCGGCGGGCCCAGCCAGTGTGCCGTTCCTGTACTTCGTCGCGCACCCGGACGGGCACCACGAGTTTCGACGCACGTTCCGGGAGCACGCCGCGGCCATTCGCGAGGTCAGGCGGGCCGCTCGGCCCGCTGCCGCTCGCTAG
- the rho gene encoding transcription termination factor Rho — protein MDIADLKRKSVAELQTLATDLLVEDTTGLRKQDLIFRIEQRLLDQKVVLRSEGVLEILTEGYGFLRSQDWSYLHGPDDIYVSPSQIKRFDLRTGDTIHGEVRPPKQWERYLALLKVDTINGDEPDPSRPRLIFENLRPRYPDQRLRLENGDLSMRVVDLVAPIGKGQRGLIVAPPRAGKTILLQKMANAIVQNHPEVSLIVLLIDERPEEVTDFHESVPGAEVISSTFDEPAERHVLVAEMVIEKAKRLVEHGKDVVILLDSITRLARAHNAVIPQSGKLLSGGLDASAMQKPKKFFGSARKIDDGGSLTIVATALIETGSRMDEVIFEEFKGTGNMELVLSREIGNKRIWPAIDINKSGTRREELLLDREEMNRVYLLRTFLGDMPSDEAITFLTKQLLRSKTNREFFVQMAQG, from the coding sequence GTGGATATAGCCGATCTCAAGCGCAAGTCGGTGGCCGAGTTGCAGACGCTCGCCACGGATCTCCTCGTGGAAGACACCACGGGCCTGCGAAAGCAGGACCTGATCTTTCGCATCGAGCAGCGGCTGCTGGACCAGAAGGTCGTGCTCCGCAGCGAAGGCGTGCTCGAGATCCTCACTGAGGGCTACGGGTTCCTGCGCAGCCAGGACTGGAGCTACCTGCACGGGCCCGACGACATCTACGTCTCGCCGTCGCAGATCAAGCGCTTCGATCTGCGCACGGGAGACACGATCCATGGCGAGGTGCGCCCTCCCAAGCAATGGGAGCGTTATCTCGCCCTGCTCAAGGTCGACACGATCAACGGCGACGAGCCGGACCCGTCCAGACCGCGGCTCATCTTCGAAAACCTGAGGCCGCGGTATCCGGATCAGCGCCTGCGGCTCGAGAACGGTGACCTGTCGATGCGGGTCGTCGATCTCGTGGCGCCGATCGGCAAGGGACAGCGGGGGTTGATCGTGGCGCCCCCGCGTGCCGGCAAGACGATCCTCCTGCAGAAGATGGCCAACGCCATCGTCCAGAACCATCCCGAGGTATCGCTCATCGTGCTGCTGATCGACGAGCGGCCCGAAGAGGTGACGGACTTCCACGAGAGCGTTCCCGGCGCCGAGGTGATCAGCTCGACCTTCGACGAACCGGCGGAACGGCACGTGCTGGTGGCCGAGATGGTGATCGAGAAGGCCAAGCGGCTCGTCGAGCACGGCAAGGACGTGGTGATCCTGCTCGACTCGATCACGCGCCTTGCCCGCGCCCACAACGCGGTGATCCCGCAATCCGGCAAGCTGCTCTCCGGCGGTCTCGATGCGTCGGCGATGCAGAAACCCAAGAAGTTCTTCGGCTCGGCGCGCAAGATCGACGACGGCGGGTCACTCACCATCGTCGCGACCGCGCTGATCGAAACGGGCTCCCGCATGGACGAGGTCATCTTCGAGGAGTTCAAGGGCACCGGCAACATGGAGTTGGTGCTGAGTCGCGAGATCGGCAACAAGCGCATCTGGCCGGCGATCGACATCAACAAGTCGGGCACGCGCCGCGAGGAGCTTCTCCTCGATCGCGAGGAGATGAACCGCGTCTACCTGCTGCGCACATTCCTGGGTGACATGCCGTCCGACGAAGCGATCACCTTCCTGACCAAGCAGCTGCTGCGCTCGAAGACGAATCGCGAGTTCTTCGTGCAGATGGCGCAGGGGTGA
- the ruvX gene encoding Holliday junction resolvase RuvX: protein MLAIDYGERRIGLAISDPTRTIASPAGFIVRRPGKRPPVAELMRRAAELEAGAFVIGLPLDGDGNDTPRATEVRRIGEEIVRRTGCPVRLVDERYTTAAALRAVRDLGGSAEGRKGDVDALAATILLQHALRVAELESEAARGERS, encoded by the coding sequence GTGCTGGCGATCGATTACGGGGAACGGCGCATCGGGCTCGCCATCAGCGACCCCACGCGCACCATCGCTTCCCCCGCGGGCTTCATCGTGCGCCGTCCCGGCAAGCGGCCGCCCGTGGCCGAGCTGATGCGACGCGCCGCCGAGCTCGAAGCCGGTGCCTTTGTCATTGGGTTGCCACTCGACGGCGACGGCAACGACACACCCCGCGCAACCGAGGTGCGGCGCATCGGCGAGGAGATCGTCAGGCGCACGGGTTGCCCGGTGCGCCTGGTCGACGAGCGCTACACCACAGCCGCCGCGCTGCGCGCGGTGCGCGACCTCGGGGGCTCGGCCGAGGGGCGCAAGGGAGACGTCGACGCGCTTGCCGCCACGATCCTGCTGCAACACGCCCTGCGCGTCGCAGAACTGGAGTCCGAAGCCGCCCGGGGCGAGCGCTCATGA
- a CDS encoding carbon storage regulator has product MLILSRKPGDAVLIAGGIRIVVLASDRRGVRIGIEAPPHVNIVREEIVAQVADANRSATAGADARALVGGVKSTG; this is encoded by the coding sequence ATGCTCATCCTCAGTCGGAAACCCGGTGACGCGGTCCTCATCGCGGGCGGGATTCGCATCGTCGTGCTGGCCTCCGACCGGCGCGGCGTTCGCATCGGCATCGAGGCGCCGCCGCACGTGAACATCGTGCGCGAGGAAATCGTGGCACAGGTGGCGGACGCCAACCGCAGCGCCACGGCTGGCGCGGACGCGAGGGCGCTGGTCGGCGGCGTCAAGTCCACCGGGTAA
- a CDS encoding tetratricopeptide repeat protein yields MPDGSSELREVRVQAQRLADAGAWTDAGALLLAHRDGVRAYPDTAALLAESLVRTGRAREAREWLALVLPSIEVSDDRASLRRATVLNGAAHFVLGELDVARAGFNDAMELARVDGDDALVARAMNNLGAIANIEGDRTGALALYNLAISAHQRTGNTRGLAECFHNMAITYRDLGRLREADELELRSIEFGRDAGQPLIVSIARLGRAELALRRGDPTFAEATARHAAVAFAAAGDVVREAEAHRLAGLACTMSGNFAEARTLLDFAVERSQLHGAVLHQAESLRARAELAAAAGDTSAALTDARRALVLFDQLRAADECEALRRWIAATDAAAPPPASP; encoded by the coding sequence ATGCCTGACGGGTCGAGCGAGCTCCGGGAGGTGCGCGTGCAGGCGCAGCGACTCGCCGATGCCGGTGCCTGGACCGACGCGGGTGCGCTGCTGCTCGCGCACCGGGACGGGGTGCGCGCGTATCCGGACACTGCGGCCCTGCTTGCCGAATCCCTGGTCCGCACCGGGCGCGCGCGCGAGGCCCGCGAATGGCTCGCGCTCGTGCTGCCATCCATCGAGGTGAGTGACGACAGAGCGAGCCTGCGACGCGCGACGGTGCTCAATGGCGCCGCGCACTTCGTGCTCGGGGAGCTCGACGTCGCCCGCGCCGGGTTCAACGACGCCATGGAGCTCGCTCGCGTCGACGGCGACGACGCGCTGGTCGCCCGCGCCATGAACAACCTCGGCGCGATTGCCAACATCGAAGGGGATCGCACCGGGGCTCTGGCACTCTACAACCTCGCCATCTCGGCGCACCAGCGCACGGGCAACACGCGCGGGCTCGCGGAGTGCTTCCACAACATGGCGATCACGTACCGCGATCTTGGTCGCTTGCGTGAGGCTGACGAACTCGAGCTGCGCAGCATCGAGTTCGGGCGCGATGCCGGGCAGCCGTTGATCGTCTCCATTGCGCGGTTGGGACGCGCTGAACTCGCGCTGCGACGCGGCGATCCCACCTTTGCCGAAGCCACGGCGAGACATGCCGCCGTCGCATTCGCCGCCGCGGGCGACGTCGTGCGCGAGGCGGAGGCGCACCGGCTGGCGGGCCTGGCCTGTACCATGAGCGGCAACTTCGCCGAAGCCCGCACCTTGCTCGACTTCGCCGTGGAGCGCTCGCAGCTCCATGGAGCCGTCCTGCACCAGGCCGAGTCCCTGCGCGCGCGCGCGGAACTCGCGGCGGCGGCAGGTGACACCAGCGCCGCCCTCACGGACGCCCGCAGAGCGCTCGTGTTGTTCGACCAACTCCGGGCAGCCGATGAATGCGAGGCGCTCCGCCGATGGATCGCCGCTACTGACGCCGCCGCTCCACCTCCGGCGTCCCCCTGA
- a CDS encoding HDOD domain-containing protein — protein sequence MTAQPDLTEASACFDVFMARQPIFERDGRIAGYELLYRKSGNSQSATDATADVMAAEVLVQTFLNIGLDRVTGESRAYLNFTRDMLVQRTWSLFDPARVVIEILESVAPDAEVIAAVQALVDAGYTVALDDFVYTPAHEPLLDLVHVVKVDVLGRAFDEIAAVAGQLRGRSLMLLAERVETREVEAACRSMGFRLFQGYYYQRPELLSRRELAAGHVTILQLMNLLRNAESSDAQLEDAFRGDVSLTVKLLRTVNSASMGGQGIESIRHAVRMVGRGELHKWLSLLLVSSIAARGGTDVELVRTALTRAHLAELIGRRSGDRRGAESLFMVGLFSLLDALLRTPLSELLERIDLAPEIRRALLVRSGPYAGVLSLLEAWEQGRWDVVHAESDAIGMDPRQLGELYLVAVEWSKERLAAA from the coding sequence ATGACTGCACAACCCGATCTCACGGAAGCCTCTGCCTGCTTCGACGTTTTCATGGCGAGGCAGCCGATCTTCGAGCGCGACGGCCGCATCGCTGGCTACGAATTGCTGTATCGCAAGTCGGGGAACAGTCAGAGCGCGACCGACGCGACGGCGGACGTGATGGCCGCCGAGGTGTTGGTGCAAACCTTCCTCAACATCGGGCTCGACCGGGTGACGGGAGAATCCCGCGCCTACCTGAACTTCACGCGCGACATGCTGGTTCAGCGCACGTGGTCGCTCTTTGATCCTGCGCGCGTCGTGATCGAGATCCTCGAATCGGTTGCGCCAGACGCCGAAGTGATCGCGGCGGTTCAGGCGCTCGTGGATGCCGGGTATACGGTGGCGCTGGATGACTTTGTGTACACGCCGGCTCACGAGCCGCTCCTCGACCTGGTGCACGTGGTGAAGGTGGATGTGCTCGGACGCGCGTTCGACGAGATTGCCGCCGTGGCCGGCCAGCTGCGCGGTCGTTCACTCATGCTGTTGGCGGAGCGCGTCGAGACGCGGGAAGTCGAGGCGGCGTGTCGGAGCATGGGGTTCAGGCTCTTCCAGGGCTATTACTACCAGCGACCCGAGCTGCTGTCGCGTCGCGAGCTGGCCGCCGGCCACGTCACGATCCTGCAGCTGATGAACCTGCTCCGAAATGCCGAATCCAGTGATGCGCAGCTGGAAGACGCCTTCCGCGGCGACGTCTCGCTGACCGTCAAGTTGCTCCGGACGGTGAACTCTGCATCGATGGGAGGGCAGGGCATCGAGTCGATCCGGCACGCCGTGCGGATGGTGGGGCGTGGCGAGCTGCACAAGTGGCTGTCGCTGTTGCTGGTCTCGTCGATCGCTGCTCGTGGCGGGACCGACGTGGAACTGGTGCGTACGGCGCTCACGCGCGCGCACCTGGCGGAGCTGATCGGTCGGCGGTCGGGCGATCGCCGAGGCGCCGAGTCGCTGTTCATGGTTGGGCTGTTTTCGCTGCTCGATGCGCTGTTGCGGACGCCGCTCAGCGAGTTGCTCGAGCGCATCGATCTCGCGCCCGAGATTCGTCGCGCGCTGCTGGTGCGGTCGGGGCCGTATGCGGGCGTGCTCTCGCTGCTGGAGGCGTGGGAGCAGGGGCGTTGGGACGTCGTGCACGCCGAGTCCGATGCCATCGGCATGGATCCGCGTCAGCTCGGGGAACTGTACCTGGTGGCCGTCGAGTGGTCGAAGGAGCGACTGGCCGCCGCGTGA
- a CDS encoding sigma-54-dependent Fis family transcriptional regulator — MTPATLLVHGISDSFGELWPRIAAEVGLGYAHTRTAPRGVDPTRTVVLLAAGGEETALARAARELRADGEVTFAAVAAEAGHRLAASVLRAGADQLFVIPEDLDLLRAWIKDASERLLFHEHRRSFAATETRKYTFEGILGASGSLAAALERVAKVIPHSNVTVLVTGETGTGKELIARAIHYNGPRREMPFVDINCAALPEHLLESDLFGHEKGAFTDASATKPGLFEMAQGGSIFLDEVGHLALPLQGKLLRALQERSIRRVGGVRNIPIDVRVIAATHVNLEAAVRAGEFREDLYYRLNVLPVALPPLRDRHEDIIPLARLFLARFASEYGVPRPELSPRAASALRHRAWPGNIRELRNVIERTILLADKAVLEPEDFEFETMGNDRRLTATQPPIALADIIRDAVREALERCGGNKSEAARRLGISRPRLVRLLEGDHDA; from the coding sequence ATGACACCGGCCACGTTGCTGGTGCATGGCATCAGTGACTCTTTCGGCGAGCTCTGGCCCCGGATCGCGGCGGAAGTCGGGCTCGGGTACGCACACACACGCACCGCTCCCAGGGGCGTCGATCCCACGCGCACCGTCGTCCTCCTCGCGGCCGGCGGCGAAGAGACGGCGCTCGCGCGTGCCGCGCGCGAACTCCGGGCCGACGGGGAGGTCACGTTCGCCGCCGTCGCCGCCGAAGCTGGCCATCGCCTCGCGGCGTCGGTGCTGCGTGCCGGGGCCGATCAGCTCTTCGTCATCCCCGAAGACCTCGACCTGCTGCGCGCATGGATCAAGGATGCGTCCGAACGCCTGCTCTTCCACGAGCATCGACGCTCCTTCGCGGCGACCGAGACCCGAAAGTACACGTTCGAAGGCATCCTCGGCGCCAGCGGCTCGCTCGCCGCCGCGCTGGAGCGCGTGGCCAAGGTGATCCCGCACAGCAACGTCACGGTGCTGGTCACGGGGGAAACCGGCACCGGCAAGGAACTCATTGCCCGCGCGATCCACTACAACGGACCGCGCCGGGAAATGCCGTTTGTCGACATCAACTGCGCGGCGCTGCCCGAACACCTGCTCGAGAGCGATCTGTTCGGCCACGAGAAGGGCGCGTTCACCGACGCGTCGGCCACCAAGCCTGGGCTCTTTGAGATGGCGCAGGGCGGGTCGATCTTCCTGGACGAAGTCGGCCACCTCGCGCTCCCCCTGCAAGGGAAGTTGCTGCGTGCGCTGCAGGAGCGGAGCATCCGCCGCGTTGGCGGTGTGCGGAACATCCCGATCGACGTGCGGGTCATTGCCGCAACGCACGTGAACCTCGAGGCCGCCGTGCGCGCTGGCGAGTTCCGCGAGGATCTCTACTATCGGCTCAACGTCCTGCCCGTCGCGCTGCCGCCTCTGCGCGATCGGCACGAGGACATCATCCCGCTCGCGCGACTGTTCCTCGCCCGGTTCGCGTCCGAGTACGGGGTTCCGCGACCGGAGCTGAGTCCGCGCGCTGCCAGCGCGCTGCGCCACCGAGCATGGCCCGGCAACATCCGCGAGCTGCGAAACGTCATCGAACGCACGATCCTCCTCGCGGACAAGGCAGTGCTCGAGCCCGAGGACTTCGAGTTCGAGACGATGGGCAACGACCGGCGGCTCACGGCCACGCAGCCACCCATCGCCCTCGCCGACATCATCCGCGATGCCGTGCGTGAGGCACTCGAACGCTGCGGCGGCAACAAGAGCGAAGCCGCGCGTCGGCTCGGCATCTCACGCCCGCGGCTGGTTCGTCTCCTCGAAGGAGACCACGATGCCTGA